CCGGAGCGTCACGCCGGGTGTCGCACCGACCTCGCTCGCGGCCGCAAACGACTGCCAGCTTCGATAGAACGACCACGAAAAGAGAACGATTAGCGTTACGACGGGCGCGACGAGTCCGCGACGATACAGCAGGACGGCTGGCACCGCACCGAGGACGACGAGGCCAAGACAGGCAGCGGCAAGCAAGAGCGCACCGGCGGCCTGTTCGGGGGAGAACACCTCAACGACCGATCCCGGCCGGATCGACGCGTACGCCCACAGCGCAACGAGCGCGTGGAGGAGGCCGCACGCGAGCCCGAGAAGGACCGCGTCACGAGTGAGTATCCCGCTCAATGATCGCTGGAGGGTGTGCAGGGGCGAGGACATGGTGAAAGTGTAATTTCGCAACCAGATAGTTGTTGGGGCGCTGCGGCCCAGTCCGAACGACCGACCAGATCTCTGACCGACCCGAACGAGCGCCTATATCCCCAGCGTCGCTCGCAGGAAGTCACGAGTACCCGGGCCGAGACCGACTGCAAGGACGGTGATCAACAGCAACATCGCGTACGCTGGACTTTCCTCGAAGATCCGGTCGTCGAAGATCCAGACGACGAAGACTGCCGCACCCAGTTTGAGGAAAATGAAGGGCCACGCAGTCCCGATCGCATCGGTCACGAACTGGGGCTGGACCGTGCCGGTATTGTTGTAGATGAACCCGTTGACGACGTGTTTCGGGCCGTAGTTCGGCAGGCCGAACACGTGGTTCCAGTCGAGGCTGAGAACGTTCGCGACGCCGTCGACGTTGTGGCCCCAGATGACCAGCGCGCCCATGAGCCCGGTCCCGGCGTTGACAGCAGGGGCGAAGCGCTCGGTTGCCCACCACGCGCCAGCGGTAAGGATCGTCGCCCCCCCGAGCGTGATGACTGGCACCCAGAGGTTGAACGTAATCGCGTCGGATACCTGAATCACCCAGCCGAGATAGACGATCGTGATCGTGAGCAGGACGGATCCCGCGACTGCAAGCGGTGGCTGGAACCGATCGACGACCCCACGTTCCGAGAGTCCGATACTCACCAGCAGCGCTGCAAGGGTCAAGAAGAAGACGGTGAAGTAGATAAAGGGGCTGATCAGCGCGGCGCTCCAGGGATACGGCACGGTCGCGGCGGCCTCCGGCCCAAGCGTGATCCCGACGTCCTCGACAGTTCTTAGTGCCCCACCGAAGAGGACGAAGGGGAACAGCGCGAAGAAAAACGCCGGATCGTAGCCGAGTTCCAGACGGCGAAGCAGGAGTACGACACCGACAAGCATGAAGATGAGGATCAGCGCGTAGCTGATGGTCGAGACCGTCGTATAACCCGGTTCGGCGACGTAGCCTGTCGCCTGAGCACACTCGGTGGTGCTCGTCAACAGTGTCGTCTCACCGCCCTCACGGACGGCACACGTCGCACCCTGTCCGTCGGCCGCCACGGGGCCCCAGAAGTACCGCCAGAGAAACCCGTCGTAGACCTGCCGCGGGAACGCGAGTGCCCCGACAACGAGGATACCGACGATGCCGACCAGCGCGGCGAGCCACGCTCGAAACGGCTCGTCGATCCGTTCGTACAGCTCTTCCATACACGATACAGCGTCCGGGTGGACTTTCAGGGTTCCGGTCTATTGCATCGCGTCTAACAGAGCGTCGTGGAGGTGTCCGTTCGAGGCGACCAGTCCCTCGCTTCCGACCTCCCATCGATCGCCGTGGATGTCTGTCACGACTCCACCTGCGTTCCTGATCAACTGTACGCCCGCAACCGAATCCCACGAGTTCGGCGTGATCGGCGACGCAGCGGCGTCGACCGTTCCGCTCGCGACCATCGCAAGCGTTGCCTGTGCAGACCCAAACCGTCGGATATCGCCGAACCGGCGGCCAAGCCGGCCGATCGTCTCGACATGATTCTCGCCCTCCATGAACCCCCACCAGAGCGTCGTCGCGACCTGTGCGGCGGCCGGATCGCTCCGCTCGCTCACCGAGATCGGCTCGCCGTTCAGCCGTGCCGTCGAGTCGTCGGCGACGTAGGATTCCCCGAGCGCTGGCAGAATCGTCGCGCCCGCGACGGCCTCTCGATCCACGACCGCCGCGACGCTCGTACACCAGATCGGGTTCCCGCGCACGTAGTTGGCCGTCCCGTCAATCGGATCGACGATCCAGGCTGGGCCCTCTTCTGGCACCTCTTTCAGTGCATCATCTTCCTCCCCAACGATTGGATCGTCGGGATACCCACTGTGGATCGCGTCGAAGACGGCCCGCTGGGCGTCCCGATCGGCCTCCGTGACGACATCCGACGGGTTCGCCTTCGTCTCGACGTCAAGCTCCCCGCGGAACAGCGCGAGGGCACGATCGGCCCCTGCGCTGGCCGCGCGTTCGGCGATCCCGGCTCGTTCGCCTGCCTCGTTTCCCATACCGTTCGCTACCGGGAGGACGTCCCTCACTCTGTCGGTCCCGTCGCTCAGCCCAGATGTTTGACCGACACCCGCTTGTGGCCGCCGTCCCACTCAAGCGTCGTTTCATCGACGATCCGCTCTCGCACCGTTTCTCGCCAGTCCTCGACAACCTGCTGGTGGTACTCCCGGTGTCGTTCGGGCGTGTATCGCTCCGGTTCGGCCCGTAGCTCGTCTTCGGTCTCTTCGGGCTCGGGGTACGTCGGTAGCTCCGCGATCAGTTCTGTGGGATCGACGTGAATCGGCACCGGGTCGCCGTACTCCTCATCCGTAACGCCGTACTCTCCCTCACGTACCCGATGGATCCGCGCCCGCATTCGCCCCGCGAAGGGCGGCGTCACGCGCAGGACGACCTCGTCGGTGCTGCGAAGCGTGCGCTCGGCTCCCGTCACCACGTCGTCAGCCGTCACCGCGATCGACCTGATCGCGCTGGGATCGGACTGCTCTTCCATTACCACCTGCTTGGCCTGCGTGTACTAAGACCTGACTTCCGGCTGCATGCTCAGCCAGATCCCCAGCGGGATCGTTCCTGCAATCAGCCCGTAGACGACGCCCATGATCGGGTCGACACCGAGCTGTGGGTGGAAGGCATAGCCGAGCGACGCGCCAGTGATATCACAGACGGTCGCGACGATGATGAGTTGCGTTGCGAAGGGCTTGGAGTGGAACCATCCGGCGGACATATTCACGTCAATATTCCGCATCCAAATGAGTGTATTGATCCAGAGAGCCATGACGACCGGCCCGGCGCGATGTCGAGACGCGTGACTGGGCGAGCGGCATTCGTGAGAAGTTTGCGAGGGCAAGACGCTCCGTCTTGCCGCACTGTTGTGAGCCCATGTGGGCCGTCAGTGCGAGGGATGCGATTTGAACGCATGGACCTCTACAGGAGCGGATCTTGAGTCCGCCGCCGTTTCCAGGCTTGGCTACCCTCGCACGCAGTACGATGTAGCCAGTGGGGTGGGTTTAACCCATCGGTTTTTCGTCGGGGTATGCCGCCTGAATCGCCGACCGGAGCGACGCTTCGTCGGCGTCGTACGCCAGATGCGCCGGACAGTCACAGTCCGACGAGCCGAAGCCAGCCACCGGTGAGTCGGGCAGTGCGTCGGCGACCGCACATTCGACGTCTGCCTCGGGCTGGCGCCTGACGTCCGCGAGCGTCGTCGCCGGATGCCCCAGCAGGTAGTCGATATGCCAGTGTCGGACGTCGTGCTCGCCCGATGCGACGCGGCGATGGCGGTCGATTCGCGAAAAGCCACCCGCGCCAAAGGCGCTGCCGGTGTAGGCGTACCAGCCTTCCGGGAGGTTGTGCATACCGAGCGCGCCGATCTCCAGTTCGATCGATCCCGGGAGTTCGATCAGCAGGGTGTAGGTGCCGCCAGTCATCAGTCGTCAAGCCGGGCACGGTGTTCGGCAGCCAGCTCCTCGGCCTGCGCTTTCGTCTGGGTCTCTTTCCACCGGACGGCAGCCGCATCGCGGTAACCCACTGCGCTTTTGAGTTCGTCTTTGAGCATCCCGGTCTCGACGGCAAGGACGTCGCCATCGCTCGTGCCGTACTCCACGACGCCGTACCGGTTCGGCGCGGCTCGCGCGGCGGCGCGGTCGAGATCGCGCCACTGTGTGCGAAGCGGCATCTTACTCCTCATCGCTCTCGTCGACGATTTCGTAGGCCTGCTCGCTCAACTCGTCCTCGGCGAAGACGAACACGCGTCCTCGCGCGACTTCGGGGTCGGCCTCGACGATGACCGAGTGACCTTCTGCCCGGGCGTGGACGCCGGGGAACAGCTGTGTCTCCTCACCGGGCTCGACGAACACCCGGCCGACGCCGGTCGTTTCGAGGATCGAGTCGTGGGTGTTCCGGTCGTTGACGTACATCATCACGCCCTCCGTCTCCGTGGGGTTGGTGACGAGTACCTGCACGAGCTTTCCGGGGGCGGTTCGGACGGTCTCCAATGCCTTCTGTGGCGGCCCGTGATAGAAGACCTCTCGCCCGTCGAGATACTCGACCGTGATCCCTGACTCTTCGAGGGTGACGCCGAGGGTCGACGGTGCGACGTCGTTGCGTGCGCTCATGCCCGATGATTTGGTGGACAGGGGGAAAAACGCCGCGTTCGTCAGCGCTGACTCCGACAGGGTGGGGACCGTCGGAAAATATTTATTCGGTGCCGAGTACATCGGAGTAGGGTTGCCAACGTACCGCATGAAAGCGCTTGTCACGTCTAACTTCTCGTCTGAGGGTATCGACCGATTAACTGCGCTCGGCTTCGATGCCGAGTTCGATCCGATTGAGGATCGGGACTCGCGGCACTCAGTCGAGACGCTACAGGAGAAACTACAGGGAGTGTCAGTGTTCGTCTCGGGGTTCGATGGCGTCCCGGCCGAGCTGATGGACGCCGCCGACGATCTCAAGTTGATCGCCTGTCCGCGCGGTGGTCCCGATGCGAGCGTCGATATCAGTGCGGCGACGGAGCGGGGTATTCCGGTTCTGTACGCACCGGGCCGGAACGCCGAGACGGTCGCTGATCACACGATGGGGCTGTTGCTCGCCGCGACGCGCAACATCGCACTCGCGGATCGACGCCTCCGTGCAGGACAGTATACGGGCGAGCCACGCGAGGACGCCTCCGCTGGCGGCGAGCGCGAGGACGTCACCTGGGGGATCGGCGCTGACTCGCCGTACACCACGCTACGGGGGCCGGAGCTACACGGCCGAACGATCGGGCTCGTCGGCTTCAGTCGGATCGGCCGACGTGTCGCCAAACGGGCGAGCGCCGGCTTCGGAATGGACGTCATCGCGTACGATCCGTTCGTCGACCACGTCGAGATGGAGCCGTTCGACGTGGAGAAAGTTGACGACCTCGAAACACTGTGTTCGCGCAGTGACGTCGTCAGCCTGCACGCCGCGATCGCGCCGAGTTCCCGGGGAATGATCGGACCCGACGAGTTCGCGGCGATGCCCGAGCACGCGTACTTCGTCAACACGGCTCGCGCGGCGCTCGTCGAGGAGGGAGCCCTGCTCTCGGCGCTGGAAGCCGACCAGATCCGTGCGGCTGCGCTCGACGTCTACCACGAGGAGCCGATCGCCGACGACCATCCGTTACTGGAACGAGACGACGTCGTCCTGACGCCACATATCGGTTCGGCCTCCCAGGGCGTCATCGATCGTCACACCGAGCTGACGGTCGCCGATATCGAGGCACTGGCCGCGGACGAGCGTCCGATGCACGTCGTCAACCCGGAGACACTGGAGGGGTTCTCGCTGGATCTATGAGCGGGTATCAGGCAGTCTTCTTCGACATGGACGGTGTCACGGTTGCGACTGCGAACGCGTGGCGGGAGCTCGAAGCCGAGCAGATCCTGCCTGCCGCCGGTGAGGGAATCGACATCGAGACGATCCGGGCGCTCAGTCCCGAGGATTCCTACGACCGACTCGCATCGATGGACGAGGTCTCGTTACGGGTCGACCGCGACGAGTTCGTTGCCCTGTACGACGAGTACGCCGAGGAGGTCTATCTGGAACGTGCGACGCTTCTGGACGGCTACGAGGCGTTGCTCACGGACCTGCGCGCCGCGGGAGTGGCTCTCGGCCTCGTCTCTGCGTCCTGCCGGGACTGGGTGGAGCTGGTGCTGGACCGGTTCGAGCTCGGTAACGCATACGACGTGGTCGTTTCCTCGACCGATATCGACGGACCGTCGAAGCCGAACCCGACGCCGTATCTGACCGCAGCCGACCAGGTCGGCGTCGATCCGGAGCGGTGTATCGTCGTCGAGGATTCCGCCCACGGGATCGCGGCCGCGACAGCCGCCGGTGCCTGCACGATCGCACTTCGCGGCGCGGGCAACCGGGAGACGGATCTCTCGCCCGCCGACGAACTCGTCGAGGACGCGGCGGAACTGAGAACGCGGGTGTTCGACTTGCTGTCGGCCGGGGGATCCAACAGGGCTGATCGTCACCCGCGCGAAAAGTAAGAGGTAAGTGGACTTTGTGACTCTGTCACAGCATGAACGGTACTGCCGAAGCCCCCGCTGCCGGAACGATTCTCAACGCGCTCGCCAGCGGGAAGGGATCGGCCTTTGCGATCGACGCATATACGACTGCAACCGTCTCGCTGGATACCGATGCCGACACCGTGACGGGCGAAATCGAGAGTGCACCGGACGCAGACACCCGGCTCATCGAGCGGTGTGTCGAGCTTGCGACCGAACGCTACGGTGACGGCGAGGGGGGCACTGTCACGACCGAAAGCGAGGTGCCGATGGCCTCGGGACTCAAGAGTTCGAGCGCGGCGGCGAACGCGACCGTCCTCGCCACGCTCGACGCGCTGGGTAAGACCGAGACGGTCGAGCGCGAGACCGCCTGTCTGCTCGGCGTCGAGGCGGCACGTGACGTCGGCGTCACGATCACCGGCGCGTTCGACGACGCCTCCGCGTCGATGCTCGGCGGGGTCACCGTCACCGACAACACCGAGGACGAACTGCTCGCCCACGAGACCGTCGACTGGGACGTACTGGTCTATACGCCGCCCGAGCAGGCCTTTAGCGCCGACGCCGACGTCGAGCGCTGTCACCGGATCGCCCCGGTCGCCGAACTGGTCGCAGAACTCGCCGTCGACGGCCGGTACGGGCTGGCGATGACCGTCAACGGCTTTGCCTTCAGCGCGGCGCTGGAGTTCCCGACTGCGCCCGCCATCGAGGCCCTGCCAGAGGCCTACGGCGTCTCGCTGTCGGGAACCGGCCCGAGCGTCGTTGCCATCGGCGACCGAAAAGCACTCGAAGGGGTACAAGAGAAGTGGAACAAGAGACGTGGGACCACATGGCTGACAACGACACAATCAGCGGGCGCGCGGACGAGATGAGCCTCGACGAGCTCCGCGAGGAGATTCAGGATATCGACCACGAGATAGTCGAGTTGATCGCACGGCGCACGTACGTTGCCGACACGATCGCACAGGTAAAAGAACAGGAGGGCCTGCCGACGACCGACGAGTCACAGGAGGAGGCGGTGATGGCTCGTGCGAGCGAGAACGCCGATATGTTCGACGTCGACCGGAACCTCGTCAAAGCGATCTTTCGGCTGCTGATCGAGTTGAACAAGGCCGAGCAGCGGGAGTCTCGCTAGCGTTCCGTCAAACCGAGACTGTATTCGAGTGCCGAATCGACGTCTTCCATCCGGGAATCCGGAACAGAGCCAATCGACTCCGTGATTCGATGCTCGATCGAAACCGTGCGAATCTGACTACAGAGCGCGACTGAATCCTCTCGAAGGGGGGACTCCGCAGCGGTGACGAGCACCTCGAACGGATACAGTTTGTCCCCTCGCGACGTCGTGAAGGGGACGACGATCGTCGTCGGGGCGTTCTCGTTTCCGACATCGTTTTGCACGACCAGACAGGGTCGCGTGCCTCGCTGTTCTGACCCCTCTGTCGGATCAAGTTCGACGATGACGATATCTCCACGGCGAACGTCCATCGATTACCACTCCGGAGAATCGCCAAGATGGTCGTTGGATTCGCGAGACACGCCAGCCATCTCGGCTTCGAGAGCTTCTGCGTCTGCCGCATACTGTCGATAGCCCTCAGCTATTTCCTCGCGGCTCATGGGTTTCTCGATCGTGATCTTCCCGCCCTCTTCGTGGACGAGTACCTCGTCACCTCCGTCGATACCCAGTTTCTCTCGCAGTTCTTTCGGTAGAGTGACCTGTCCGCGTTCACCGACCGTACGTTCCTTGCTTCGGCCCATACATATCCATATCATATTCATATTCAAATCCCTTTCGGCTGCGCAAAGGTGGTTGAAAAGCGAAAGTCCAGCGTCGACACCGTGGTCTTCGAGTGCAAGGAGAACTTTCGACGCCCAAATGAACGCATCTCGGAGGTCTCCGCCTGCCACTAGCTGTCGTACTGCTCGGCCGTGACCGTGTACCGATGGTGGTCGATGATCTCGCCATCGGGCCGCCGCGTCGCGTTGCGGACGACGCCGTCGTACTGCCCGCCGAGTTCGTCGACGTACCGCTCGACGGCGGCCCGGGAGCGCTCGTTTCCGTCCTGGACCGGGACGGCCACCAGATCGAGACCGAGCCGGTCGAACGCCAACTCGATCATCGCCGCGGCACGCTCGCCGGAGTACCCACGCCCCCAGAACGGTTTTCGCAGCCAGATCGCCGGTTTCCCGGTCACTCACCCGGCGATACCGAGGGCGAGTCCTCGCCCATCTCTGACCCCGTCGCCGCGGGGTCGAACAGTTTGTCCTCGGGCGCGGTCCGGCCTGCGAGTGAGTGCTGCAGGCGGTCTGCCACGTCCTCACGTAGCTCGTCTGCGCGCTCACGATCGATATCGATCGCTCTGGCGTCCTGGCCGATCAGACTACTTGAGCCAGCGGTATCAACCGTCAACGTCGCGAGCTTTCGGCGACGCTGAAAGATCGTCTGACTGTCCAGCACAGTCTGGACGCGATGGTACGGAACCACCGTCGTGGTCCGGTTCCAGAAGCCCGCCCGCGTGACGACGTGGTCGTCGACGAGCGCGTAGCCGAGGTGTTTCCACTTGAGATGCGCACCGATCGGCACCGCAATCACGCCGAGCAGCATCCAGTACCACTCCAGTCCCGGCACGAAATATTGGTCGGCGAGATAGACGATCCCCGTCAGGACGGCCAGCACGCCCAGATAGCGGAAGAAGTACCGTTCCCGGGCGCGCTTGGGCGGGCGCTCGAACTCGACGTCGCCGTACGGCTCTATCGATTGGGCGAGATCGAGTACCCGTCCGCGTTTGGCGATCGGCACTGCGGACTGGGAGCCGCCGGACTCGCCGGGCGAGTAGCCCGCCGTCTCGATGAGCAAGGAGGCGTAGCCGACGGCCCGTTCGAGGACGTTCTCGCTGATCGTCAACGTCTGGACCTTCGACAGCGGAATCGTGCCGCTGTAGCGCTGGAGTAGTCCTCGCTCGAACCGGAGTTCGTCGCCGGTCCGCACGAGCAAGAACCCGTAGTAGTTCGTCACCGAGATAATGCCGCTGGCGATCGATGTCAGGAGGTAAAGCACGATCGCCGCAAGCGGCGCGACGACGTACAGCGGCCCGGCCCACAGTGCCGGATCCGCCAGCGCGGGCGACAGGAAGGGAATGGCAAGGGTCAACAGCGGAATGAGCCGCAGGTCGATCGAGACCACACCCAGAACCGCCAGTTCCCAGTCGGTGATCTCGAACAGCCGCTCGGTCTCGGGCTCGCGAGGGAGTTCTTCATCAGTCTCACGTTGCTCGCCGTTCTGGTCGGTTGTCACTCGCCGGCGCTTGCGCTCACTGAGCTCGTCCTGTAGTCGCTGTGCCTCCTCGTAGCTGACGTAGCGCAGTTGTGCTTCAGCACCACTGCCGCCAGCAGTCTCGAAGGAGACTTCGGCGATCCCGGCGAGGCGCTGGATCACGTTTCGACTGATCCCGACGTTCTGTATCCGGCGGTAGGGGATCTCACGGTTTCGCCGCGAAACGACGCCGGAAACCACATCGAACGTGTCGTCGGTTAGCTCGTACTCGAACCGCTGGTAGTAGAGGATCTCCCAGACGACAGCGCCGACGAGTCCAGTGAGGATCGCCGCTCCGAACACCAGTGCGCCTGTCGTTCCACCAATGACGGCGGTGCCCGAAAACCCGATCAGGAAGACGATCCAGAGCAGGCCGAGCGCCGTCTGGACGCTCCGGTAGGGAATCGAGAGCGGATGCAGTTTTGTCGTCATACAGCGTCGTCGCCCTCGGCGAGGATCGCCATCTGCTTGAGCCGGTGCTGGAGGTCGTCGGCATCGTCGGCGGTGAGGCCGGGGATCGTCACGTCAGCACCGCGGGACCCGGCGGTGTAGACGACTGCAGAGGCGAGGCCGACGAGCCGTTCGACCGGTCCACGACTGGCGTCGACGTGCTGGATCCGGACGTACGGAACGACCGTTCGCACACGCGTGATGACGCCGCGTTCGAGGTAGAGCGCGTCCTTGCGGACCTCGTACTCCCAGACGCGGTATCGCAGGATGGCGTGGACGACGCCGAGCAGGGCGAACACGCCGAAGACGGCAGGACCAACCCAGATCCCGACATCGAGGACTGCGAACTCGATCGCTCCCGCGATAGCGCCGAAGATGGTCGCCGATATCAGCGACTGGACGATCCAGACGATCCGCACTTTCGGGTTCAGCGACTGTGGCGGGATCGTCAGTTCCGACGCCGAGACGTCCTCGAGCTGATCGCGCAGATCGTCGGTCGTCACGCTGTCACCGGTTTCGCCGTCATCTGACGGCCCCGGTGCTTCTTCCTCTCGGTCCACTCGTGGAGAGGGTTCGGCTTGCGTGAAGCCGTCCGACTGGACCGCTGTCTCGTGGTCCGACTCCGTGGAGAGTCCGTTCGTCTCATCGGGCTGCCCGCCAGTCGAGCGCTCCGGCGGCTCCGACTCGTCGTTTCCGCTCATTGTCGATGTATCAGTGGGTGAGCCGTATATAACCCGGCGATCCAAATGGACATATTCGATCACGGGGTCGGGCCTGCACAGAGTGCCCTCGATCAGGTCAGTCCGTCGTCGTATACGAGTTCTCCATCGACGATCGTCGCAACGACCGAGATTTCGTTGATCGTTTCGGGCCGGTCGAACGGATCGGATTCGAGGACGACGGCATCAGCGGCCATCCCCGGTTCCAGCGTTCCCTTCCAGTCGTCCGTTCCCTCCGCGACTGCGCCGCCGTGGGTGTACGCCCGAAGCGCTTCGTCGACCTCAAGCCGCTGTGCAGCGGTCGGGGCGTTGACGGCGTGATGGATCCCGTACAGTGGTCCCGACGGCATCGTATCGCTACCGAACGCAAGATCAATCCCCCGGTCGCGGATGTCACGAAGTCGGTTCGTCCCGCCGTGCCACCGCTGCTCTAGTCGGTCGGCGTAGAGACCGGTATCGCCTGCCCACTGCAGGAAGTTCGGTTGCATACTCGCGAGTACGTCTAGTGACGCTACTCGGTCCAGCTGCTCGTCCGTCGCCAGCTCGAGGTGTTCGATCCGAAGGTTCGGCGCGGGCGTCTCGTATCGATCGGCGACGGTCTCGAACGCCGACAGTATACGACCGATAGCGGCATCGCCGATGGCGTGAACCGCGACACGCTGAGAGCGCTCGGACGCCTGTTCGAGAACCGTCTGCAGACGGTCAGTCCCGATCACGAACTCGCCCGAGTTGCCGAGGTCGTCGGCGAACTCACCGTCGAGTTTCGCGGTTCTGGAACCGATCGAGCCGTCGATGAACAGTTTGACGCCGAGTATCCGCAGACGGTCGTCCCCGAAGCCGGACGCCAGTTCGAGTGCAGCCAG
Above is a genomic segment from Natranaeroarchaeum aerophilus containing:
- a CDS encoding amidohydrolase, which gives rise to MEPNATILHGGRIHTLGDTTSTTDAIRFDGGIVSDVGTTIRERSSDRRIDLDGNVVLPGFHDAHTHVLWVGLYERETDLSGVERRRDVLARLADNAARTEPGEWVLGFGYDESAWNDDTRLRRKELDGVSDQHPIVVQRVDGHTLSLNTQAIDRIDFSGADGVERDASDTPSGIVVEEAAGLVQREIYPDRERARELLDAACDRLHELGVTSVQDMAGLTTPSGTGDPMHAAFQQAQRDGELPLRIGYYIHVERAEELAALELASGFGDDRLRILGVKLFIDGSIGSRTAKLDGEFADDLGNSGEFVIGTDRLQTVLEQASERSQRVAVHAIGDAAIGRILSAFETVADRYETPAPNLRIEHLELATDEQLDRVASLDVLASMQPNFLQWAGDTGLYADRLEQRWHGGTNRLRDIRDRGIDLAFGSDTMPSGPLYGIHHAVNAPTAAQRLEVDEALRAYTHGGAVAEGTDDWKGTLEPGMAADAVVLESDPFDRPETINEISVVATIVDGELVYDDGLT